One window from the genome of Podospora pseudocomata strain CBS 415.72m chromosome 6, whole genome shotgun sequence encodes:
- a CDS encoding hypothetical protein (COG:Q; EggNog:ENOG503NVGB), with amino-acid sequence MAYPPAADLRQKLAEHPLPTVAVTALDPASLTPEETAKIANNVLTVFNKAISTRDITALRNCLFAEQALWKDSLALTYHLRTFSTPAVIAAHLLETTKLRGAHGFGLEFVHFLPVSPTLQFIDCSLSLKTTSPAATCTGRMLLLPVEGSGGLEWKIWVLSTRLESLDAHPEDETLLHTPSTLADGGDDVKTDVFIIGGGNGAVTLASRLKALGVESVMADRNANSGDNWALRYDSLKFHVPTAMCDMPYLPYGEDLKGSHLLTRDELANQVRQYVKEFNLNMITSSQIQSTQYDQATRRWTVKLKTPSGLRTVRSKHLVQATGFASQKPRLPDIAGKEIYKGISLHSKEYKNPKVSLQNKGAKSVLIIGSANTAIDILNDCQTAGLDTTILARSPTYVLPVGYVMDPRSFGLFNQLDTETCDRALMSFPTWVECNMAHGLLAMLASQEPDRYKRVAKAGFPVIDSAHPDACLMHNLVERGGGHYVDIGGLEVIAEGKVGVISSVEPVAYTETGLRLSDGRTAEADSIIWCTGFSDLNARDTVFEVLGGENAADGEEQDSNLLGPREIANKVDATFGVDEEGEIRGLWKRQRGIDNFWFMGGQTQHHRYHSKTVALQIKAELEETIPVFLNSNVQISGIQNQDIAMRPKHHSLASKTPYPPKVPCSLKGTPVHARCAMLQLF; translated from the exons ATGGCCTATCCACCTGCCGCTGACTTGCGTCAAAAACTGGCCGAACATCCGCTACCAACTGTTGCTGTGACGGCTCTCGACCCCGCATCCCTTACGCCAGAAGAGACAGCAAAGATCGCAAACAATGTCTTAACAGTCTTCAACAAGGCAATCTCAACCAGAGACATAACTGCTCTTAGGAACTGCTTATTTGCTGAGCAGGCCTTATGGAAGGATTCATTGGCGCTGACTTACCATCTGCGAACCTTCTCAACACCGGCCGTGATAGCAGCACATCTGCTGGAAACCACCAAGTTGCGCGGTGCTCATGGTTTCGGTCTTGAGTTCGTCCATTTCCTGCCTGTCTCTCCAACCCTG CAATTCATCGACTGCAGTCTGTCGCTCAAGACAACCTCTCCCGCTGCAACATGTACTGGACGCATGTTACTGCTGCCTGTCGAAGGCAGCGGGGGTCTGGAATGGAAGATCTGGGTTCTGAGTACAAGACTCGAGAGTCTGGATGCGCACCCCGAAGATGAGACTCTTCTGCATACCCCTTCGACGTTAGCAGatggtggcgatgatgtGAAGACAGACGTCTTTATTATTGGGGGTGGAAATGG TGCTGTAACCCTCGCCTCTCGCCTCAAGGCTCTTGGGGTTGAAAGCGTGATGGCCGACCGGAACGCCAACTCAGGCGACAACTGGGCTCTCCGCTACGATAGCTTGAAGTTCCACGTGCCGACTGCAATGTGTGACATGCCTTATCTGC CGTACGGCGAAGACCTCAAAGGTTCACATCTACTAACGCGAGACGAGCTCGCAAACCAAGTTCGTCAGTATGTCAAAGAGTTCAACTTGAACATGATCACCTCGTCCCAGATCCAGTCCACCCAATACGACCAGGCAACGAGACGATGGACCGTGAAGTTGAAGACCCCAAGCGGTCTACGAACAGTGAGGTCAAAACACCTTGTGCAAGCAACGGGATTTGCCTCGCAAAAGCCTCGACTCCCTGATATTGCAGGCAAGGAGATATACAAGGGCATTAGCCTGCACTCCAAGGAGTACAAGAACCCAAAGGTCTCTCTTCAAAACAAGGGCGCCAAGTCTGTCCTCATCATTGGTTCAGCCAACACGGCCATCGACATCCTCAATGACTGCCAAACCGCCGGCCTGGACACAACAATCCTTGCCCGCTCCCCGACATATGTCCTTCCGGTAGGGTACGTAATGGATCCGCGTAGCTTTGGGCTGTTCAACCAGCTAGACACAGAAACATGTGACAGGGCTTTGATGTCGTTTCCCACGTGGGTAGAGTGCAACATGGCGCACGGATTGCTTGCCATGTTGGCGTCTCAAGAGCCGGACAGATACAAAAGGGTGGCCAAGGCTGGCTTCCCGGTCATTGACAGTGCTCACCCTGACGCATGTCTGATGCACAATCTTGTGGAGAGAGGCGGGGGACATTATGTTGATATCGGTGGCTTGGAGGTGATCGCGGAGGGAAAGGTGGGTGTGATATCGAGTGTTGAGCCAGTGGCGTACACGGAGACTGGGCTGAGGCTTTCTGATGGAAggacggcggaggcggacAGTATTATCTGGTGCACTGGGTTTTCCGACTTGAACGCTCGGGATACAGTGTTTGAggttttgggtggtgagaatgcggctgatggggaggaacAGGATTCGAACTTGCTGGGTCCGAGAGAGATCGCGAACAAGGTTGACGCCACGTTTGgtgtcgatgaggagggggagatcagggggttgtggaaacGACAAAGAGGAATCGACAACTTTTGGTTCATGGGTGGGCAAACCCAGCATCATCGGTATCACTCCAAGACTGTGGCTCTGCAAATCAAGGCTGAACTTGAGG AAACAATTCCTGTTTTCCTGAATTCTAACGTTCAAATATCTGGTATTCAGAATCAAGACATTGCAATGCGCCCAAAACACCATAGCTTAGCCTCCAAAACACCTTACCCTCCAAAAGTCCCTTGTTCCCTCAAAGGTACTCCCGTACATGCACGCTGTGCCATGCTGCAATTGTTCTGA